From the genome of Pseudoliparis swirei isolate HS2019 ecotype Mariana Trench chromosome 1, NWPU_hadal_v1, whole genome shotgun sequence:
taagactagagactagactagttctaagactagagactagactagttctaagactagagactagactagttctaagactagagactagattagttctaagactagagaccagactagttctaagactagagacagactagactagttctaagactagagactagactagttctaagactagagacagactagactagttctaagactagagacagactagactagttctaagactagagactagactagttctaagactagagactagactagttctaagactagagaccagactagttctaagactagagaccagactagttctaagactagagaccagactagttctaagactagagactagattaGTTCTAAAACTAGAGACTAGACTagttctaagactagagactagattagttctaagactagagaccagactagttctaagactagagactagattagttctaagactagagactagactagttctaagactagagactagattagttctaagactagagactagactagttctaagactagagactagattagttctaagactagagaccagactagttctaagactagagaccagactagttctaagactagagactagattagttctaagactagagactagactagttctaagactagagactagactaGTTGTAAGACTAGAGACGACTAGTTCTAAGGCTAGAGACTAGACTAGCtctaagactagagaccagactagatctaagactagagactagactagttctaagactagaaactagactagagactagactaGTTCTAAGAGTAGAGACTAGACTAGTTccaagactagagactagactaGTTCTAAGACCAGACACCAGACTagttctaagactagagaccagactagttctaagactagagactagactagagactagactagttccaagactagaaactagactagagactagactagttccaagactagagactagactaGTTCCAAGACTAGAGATGAGACTagttctaagactagagactagactagttctaagactagagactagactaGTTCCAAGACTAGAAACTAAACTAGAGACTAGACTAGTTccaagactagagactagactagttctaagactagactagctctaagactagagaccagactagttctaagactagagaccagactagttctaagactagagactagattagttctaagactagagactagactagttctaagactagagactagactaGTTCTAAgtaagactagagaccagattagttctaagactagagactagactagagaccagactaGACTAgctctaagactagagactagattagttctaagactagagactagactagagaccagactagagactagactagttctaagactagagaccagactaGCTctaagactagaaactagactAGCTCTAAGACTAGTCTCTAGCTCAATAACTTGTTTTGGGGAAACTCCTTCTGACTGATCTGTTTTATCTTTCAGGTTTCAGCCCCCTAGGAGATCTAGATCAGCATGGAGGACCAGCACCAACTGGTCTGGGACTAGAGACTGGAGGGGGACTAGAGACTGGTCTGGGACTAGAGACTGGCGGAGGACTAGAGACTGGAGGGGGACTAGAGACTGGTCTGGGACTAGAGACTGGAGGGGGACTAGAGACTGGAGGGGGACTAGAGACTGGAGgaggactagagactagagggggACTAGAGACTGGTCTGGGACTAGAGACTGGAGGGGGACTAGAGACTGGTCTGGGACTAGAGACTGGAGGGGGACTAGAGACTGGAGggggactagagactagagggggactagagactagagggggactagagactagagggggACTAGAGACTGGAGGGGGACTAGAGACTGGAGGGGGTCTGGTCGGGACCAGTATCGGGGGTCAGGGTGGCGGCGTCCTGGTGGAGGGGGCCGATGGAGAGCGACTGCCGGATCCCTGTGGCCTGCTGTCGGCCTCGAGTCCTCGTCCTCCACGCGCTGTTTTGGGCCCTCGTCTCCCTCAGGTCAGTCTACACAGAGGTCAGTCTGTAGGTCTGAGGTCAGTctgcgggtcagaggtcagtctgTACACTAAGGTCAGGGGTCAGtctgcaggtcagaggtcagtctgCAGGTCTGAGGTCAGTCTGTACActaaggtcagaggtcagtctaACGTGTCGGTGTGTTTCAGGGTGTTTGGAGTGGCTCTGCTGAGTGAAGAAAGAACTCCAGGTACGAGCAATCAGAAGCGACCCTACAGCAGCAAGAAgggctttgacctttgaccttccacTTGTTCCCCCTCAGCGGTGAAACAGGtggccgccccctgctggctgctgGAAGAGTTTGTGGTGACGACAGAGTGTTCGCAGTGTAGTGCCTTCCAGACCGTAagtggtccctgaacgcctcacgtcTTCACAAACTGCTGCTGGTGCTTATGACGCAgctgacgttgttgttgttgttgttgttgtctagaCGTCGTGGTCTTCCTGCGGACTGACGGGATACGTGGAGAGAGTCAACTGCACCCGATCCAGTCGAGACGAGTACAAGAGGTTTGTATACTGgactctactgtctctttactgactctactgtctctttactgactactgtctctttactggactctactgtctctttactgactctactgtctctttactgactctactgtctctttactggactctactgtctctttactgactctactgtctctttactgactctactgtttCTTTACTgactactgtctctttactgactactgtctctttactggactctactgtctctttactgactctactgtctctttactggactctactgtctctttactgactctactgactctactgtctctttactgactctactgtctctttactgactctactgtctctttactgactctactgtctctttactgactactgactctactgtctctttactgactctactgactctactgtctctttactggactctactgtctctttactgactctactgtctctttactgactctactgtctctttactgactactgtctctttactgactctactgtctctttactgactctactgtctctttactgactctactgtctctttactgactctactgtctctttactgactactgtctctttactgactctactgtctctttactgactctactgtctctttactgactactgtctctttactgactctactgtctctttactgactctactgtctctttactgactactgtctctttactgactactgtctctttactgactactgtctctttactggactctactgtctctttactgactctactgtctctttactgactactgtctctttactgactctactgtctctttactgactactgtctctttactgactctactgtctctttactgactctactgtttCTTTACTgactactgtctctttactgactactgtctctttactggactctactgtctctttactgactctactgtctctttactgactctactgtctctttactggactctactgtctctttactgactctactgactctactgactctactgtctctttactgaactctactgtctctttactgactactgtctctttactgactctactgtctctttactggactctactgtctctttactgactctactgtctctttactgactctactgtctctttactgaactctactgtctctttactgactactgtctctttactgactactgtctctttactgaactctactgtctctttactgactctactgtctctttactgactactgtctctttactgactactgtctctttactgaactctactgtctctttactgactctactgtctctttactgaactctactgtctctttactgactctactgtctctttactgactctactgtctctttactgactctactgtctctttactgaACTCTACTGTCTCTatactgactctactgtctctatactgactctactgtctctttactggactctactgtctctttactgaactctactgtctctactgactctactgtctctttactggactctactgtctctttactgactactgtctctttactgtctctactgtctttACTGAACTCTACTGTCCCCTCCCAGCTGTCGCTCTGCAGTGATGGAGGAACATCTCTTCTGGAAGTTcgaggcggccatgttgggccTGACGGCGGTCTTCTCCGTCCTGGTGGTCATCCGTCAGCGCTGGCTGGACCGCCTCGCCTCGGAGAAGGTCCGCCGCCAGATCGAGTCCATCTAGGACCCGAGACCCGGACCCGACTctgagaggagggagcaggactAAAGCCTGCAGACTGGTTGTGGTCTTTAACACTTCACTTCAGCAGACCTGGTCCTCATTGAGACTAGACAGACCTGGTCCTCATTGAGACTAGACAGACCTGGTCCTCATTGAgactagacctggtcctcatggaATTACATTCGgtaaagacttttattttgagttCTTAATATTTAGTCTTTTTATTCATTATAATTATCTTTAGTTTTTCTGTTTCTGactaaataaacaaactaaagaatctaaatgtttgtgtacttttgtaagtgtaagagccacaagtgtgtttttagtaaatttaagtttcagaattgtttataatttaatatttagaatgATGCTCACGGTGGAGGAATTATAAATTAAATCCATTGAAAGGTCTTTATGTTAATGGCTGACGCTCGGGCCAGGCTAtctaatgacgtcatgacggcagCAGGTTAAGAGCAGAGCCGCATTAGATATGAGAGATATCGTCTTTTTACCGTAAgaccatgagatcgttttgaacgtttattattttgtgtactttgtcagcgttttttgctatttaaaataaaatcgaaaggaaatgaacggtctcctgtcaCGTGAGAGGAAACGtactgtgtctgcagctctttagcggattaagagaacaacaacgacggaacgccgctacaTTAGGAAAAAAACTACTCCAAGGAGCTGACAAGTGGATTTCAGATGCCAGCTGAAACCGGAGGAACGGATCTAAAACCCCGCGCACTGCGCCGTGTTGCTGCTGACCGAACGAACACGGCGGAAAAGGTTGGAAATACTTTTTGAACATTTGCACGCAATTTGCGCATTGCTTTATGAATATGATGGCCGAAGATAAGGAGTTAATGAATGCTGAAAGAACGGAAGCTAAGAGAAGCAGAAAGCTAACGGAGAAAGCACTGGAGGAGAAGCTGCTCAGTGGAACCAggaactgcggtcaactcagccgacactcggatctccttggtcaactcagccgacacttaaatttctgtgcacctatagactgatgttcacggtaaacgcattcgatcgggagcgcgcaagggttttgataaagttagcggcaggattcacgtgacacaacatccggttttacaaagttagcggaaagaactacgtgaaacaacatccgtttttcaaaataagatgtcgacaaatcatacactagcatatacaagtaaacaattaactgattttgaatctttatagatcgtttctgagatttagcttaaattatgctaacattaaaacgttttactgtaccaaggaagagtttataaaaataaaactcagacttttgtatgttaaaaaattcctgtatatagatttccccaacagttccaggaaattaataatgcagctgtgttccagagtcctgacttccattatcctgggaatcagacatatctactgtcccaattgggagatatttcaaattaaaagtcctaaatgtatgtttaaagaaatcggtcatttctttcatgtttaaagaaatcggtcatttctttcatgtttgaagtgctttatctatgtttttcctcataatgcccggcattgactgatgcagctgtgttcaggacaatccagacttccattatcctgggaatcagacatatttactgtcccaatttggagatatttcaaattaaaagtccaaaatgtttagagaaatcggtcatttctttcatgtttagagaaaacggtcatttctttcatgtttgaagtgctttatatatgtttttcctcataaccccaggaaatgactgaggcagatgtgttcaggacgtcGTTTTTTATTCGACTAATCGTGCAAAAATTAGGGACACAGACAGCAGTTCCAGTTGGAATTTGCTGCTTCctgaagtgtttgtgtgttcattcCGAcgcactcacctgtgatgtcacacgcctcacctgtgatgtcacacgtctcacctgtgatgtcacacgtctcacctgtgatgtcacacgcctcacctgtAATGTCACACGTCTcaactgtgatgtcacacgcctcacctgtaatgtcacacgtctcacctgtgatgtcacacgcctcacctgtgatgtcacacgtctcacctgtgatgtcacacgcctcacctgtgatgtcacacgcctcacctgtgatgtcacacgcctcacctgtaatgtcacacgcctcacctgtgatgtcacacgtctcacctgtgatgtcacacgtctcacctgtgatgtcacacgtctcacctgtgatgtcacacgcctcacctgtgatgtcacacgtctCACCTGTAATGTCACACGTCTcaactgtgatgtcacacgcctcacctgtaatgtcacacgtctcacctgtgatgtcacacgcctcacctgtgatgtcacacgcctcacctgtgatgtcacacgcctcacctgtgatgtcacacgcctcacctgtaatgtcacacgtctcacctgtgatgtcacacgcctcacctgtgatgtcacacgcctcacctgtaatgtcacacgtctcacctgtgatgtcacacgtctcacctgtaatgtcacacgcctcacctgtaatgtcacacgtctcacctgtgatgtcacacgcctcacctgtaatgtcacacgtctcacctgtgatgtcacacgtctcacctgtgatgtcacacgcctcacctgtgatgtcacacgcctcacctgtaatgtcacacgcctcacctgtgatgtcacacgtctcacctgtgatgtcacacgtctCACCTGTGACGTCTCACCTGTGAcgtctcacctgtgatgtctcacctgtgatgtcacacgcctcacctgtgatgtcacacgcctcacctgtgatgtcacacgcctcacctgtgatgtcacacgcctcacctgtgatgtcacacgcctcacctgtgatgtcacacgtctcacctgtaatgtcacacgtctcacctgtgatgtcacacgcctcacctgtaatgtcacacgtctcacctgtgatgtcacacgcctcacctgtaatgtcacacgtctcacctgtgatgtcacacgcctcacctgtaatgtcacacgtctcacctgtgattcaattcaattcagttcaattcagtttatttgtatagcccaatttcacaaattacaaatttgtctcggagtgctttacaatctgtacacatagacatccctgccccaaaacctcacatcggaccaggaaaaactcccaaataacccttcagggggaaaaaaagggaagaaaccttcaggagagcaacagaggaggatccctctccaggatggacagatgcaatagatgtaatgtgtacagaaggacagatttagagtttaaatacattcaatgaatatgacagagtgtatgaatagttcatagtaggcatattccacgatggagacctccacgatccatcaggcagatggcggtgggaggaggagggcggagtctcaacagtgggcggagtctcaacaggacagtggcgtagtcaggagcaggaattccacaacccaaacctcgatgatccatcaggcagataggatctatgccgtctcatagggtccgatgaccccatgagacgtgaagtcacaaaggactccggggagaaagcagagttagtaacgtgtgattgagagatgaaaattcatccttaaggagagaaaagaggagataggtactcagtgcatcctaaacgtcccccggcagctataagcctatagcagcatatcaaggggctggaccaggtgaacctgattcagccctaactataagctctgtcaaagaggaaggtcttcagtctactctacacgaggtgactgtgtctgcctcccggactgaaattggaagctggttccataaaagaggagcttgataactaaaggctctggctcccattctactttttaagactctaggaactacaagtagtcccgcatttagtgagcgtagctctagtggggcaatatggtactacaagctccttaagatatgatggagcatcaccaatcaaggctttgtacgttaagagaagaattttaaaagtgattcttgattttactgggagccagtgcagagcagctagtgcaggagtgatgtgatctcttt
Proteins encoded in this window:
- the jtb gene encoding protein JTB; translation: MESDCRIPVACCRPRVLVLHALFWALVSLRVFGVALLSEERTPAVKQVAAPCWLLEEFVVTTECSQCSAFQTTSWSSCGLTGYVERVNCTRSSRDEYKSCRSAVMEEHLFWKFEAAMLGLTAVFSVLVVIRQRWLDRLASEKVRRQIESI